Genomic window (Bacillus pumilus):
CATCCCGCCAATTATCCTTGCTGCACTTGTGGTCACCTTTTTCTTCTTCCCAAATATTCTAGCTTATTCTGTCATTGAACCTGCAATTGCAGCCATTATTCCTGATGCAATTGATCCAGGAAAACGGTTTGTTGTCAAAATTGAAGCATGGCACGGCTTTCAGCCAGAGCTCTATATGACAATGGGTGTTGTCGCTTTAGGGATTATCGGATATTTGACGTTGTCAAAATGGCGTCCAATCTACAATATCTTTAAGGAAAAATGGTCATTTAACTCCTTATATGACCGTTCACTGATCGGCTTAGAAAAAGGCTCCTATCGCCTAACAAATAGTTATATGACTGGTTTCCTTCGTGATTACCTTGTCTATGTGTTTGGATTCATGATTATCGTGCTTGGGGGCGTGATGTTTTATCAGAATGCCTTTTCATTTAATATGGAGCATGCTGCTCCAGTCGGCACATACGAGGTCATTCTATCATTAGTCATGATAGCCGCAACCCTCACGACTGTGTTTGCTCGTTCTCGCTTAACAGCCATTATCGGTTTAGGTGTCATGGGGTATACGCTGTCACTATTTTTTGTTATTTTCAGGGCACCTGACCTTGCCCTCACCCAGTTAATTATTGAAACAATTTCTGTTGCACTGTTTTTACTTTGCTTCTATCACTTGCCACAACTGAGCATGAAGCAAAAAACGAGGAAATTTAAAATGACCAATCTCATCATTTCAGTAGGTGTTGGAGTCATTGTGACATGCCTTGCTTTCGCTTCCACAAGCAATCAGTCACTTGATACGATTGCGTCTTACTTTATTGAAAACAGCTACAAGCTTGCAGGCGGAGACAACATTGTCAATGTCATCCTTGTTGATTTCAGGGGCTTTGATACACTGTTTGAAATTACCGTGCTGGCGATTGCGGCACTTGGTATTTATGGATTATTAAAGACTCATGGAAAACGGAAGAGAGGAGTGCGTCGATGAGAAAAATTGATACGAATGATATGCTTTTACAAGTCACAACCAAAATCACTGCATTCATCATCCTGCTCTTCTCCCTTCACCTGTTTCTTGCGGGACATAACAATCCTGGCGGAGGATTTATTGGCGGCTTAATGAGTGCGAGCGCTGTCGTCCTTCTACTCTTAGCCTACGATCTGAAGACAGTAAGACGCATTCTGCCATTTAACTTTATCTATGTTGCAGGTGTGGGGCTGCTTATTGCGCTATTGACTGGTATGGGATCTTTCCTGTTCGGTGCTCCTTTTCTATCCCATACCTTTGGTTATTTTCAATTACCGATTTTAGGGAAAACAGAGCTGGCAACAGCCGTCCTGTTTGATATCGGTGTGTATTTGGTTGTTGTCGGTGTCACCATGACCATTATTCAAACGATTGGAGAGAAGGAATAATGGAATTTCTAATGTCTATTCTCGTCGGAATTATCTTTATGACGGCGACCTATTTACTGCTTTCAAAAAGCCTTTTACGGGTCATCGTTGGGACTGCTGTTTTGAGCCACGGTGTCCATTTACTTCTATTAACAATGGGTGGCTTAAAAAAAGGTGCTCCTCCCATTTTAACTGAGGGGATCACATCCTATGTAGATCCATTGCCACAAGCATTAATTTTAACGGCTATTGTCATTTCGTTTGGTGTGACATCATTTCTACTCGTCATGGCCTTCCGAGCCTTCCAAGAGCTGCGAACAGATGACATGGATCAAATGAGAGGAAATGATCAGCTTGAATAATCTCGTTATATTACCTATTTTAGTACCAGTTCTATCCGCTACATTGCTGATTTTTATGAATAAAAATATCATGCTGTCTAGAGGTTTTAGCGTTTTTGCGTCTCTTACAGCGATCGCGTGCAATCTATTTTTGGTCCAAACGATTTTCACAAATGGGATTCAAACACTTAATTTAGGCGGCTGGAAAGCACCATTTGGCATTGCGCTTGTAGCTGATCAGTTTGCTGCACTGCTCGTACTGACCGCTTCCATTGTTGGGCTTGTCACAGTGCTTTTTTCCTTTCGAACAATTGGAAAAGAAAGAGAGCGACTGTTCTATTATTCCGGCGTACAGTTCTTGTTAGCTGGCGTGAGCGGCGCCTTTTTAACAGGAGATATTTTCAACTTGTTTGTATTCTTTGAATTGCTGCTGATGGCGTCATACATGCTCATTGTGCTGGGCGGATCAAAACCGCAGCTTCGTGAATCACTCAAATACATTGTGTTTAATATCATCTCATCGGCTTTATTTATCGTCGGTGTCGCTTGTTTATATGCAGTCACTGGTACACTGAATATGGCTGATTTAAGTGTGAAGATCGCTGAATCAGGGCAAACAGGATTAATCACTGTCATTTCCATTCTGTTCATGATTGTATTTGGCTTAAAAGCTGGGATCTTCCCGCTTTATTTCTGGCTTCCAGGATCGTATCATGCACCGCCAGCAGCGATTTCCGCTCTATTTGGTGCTTTGCTGACAAAGGTTGGCTTGTATGCGATTGCCAGGGTCTTCACGCTAATTTTTATACACGATACAGGATTCACTCATACATTTATGGCGTGGCTGGCCGCACTGACGGTAATATTCGGCGTGATTGGCTCGATTGCCTATTCCGATGTGCAAAAGATCGTGATTTATAACATTGTGACAGCGGTGGGGGTCATTTTATTTGGAATTGCTGCCAATACTCCTGCATCGCTCCAAGGGGCCATTTATTATCTCATTCACGACATGGTCATCAAAGGCGCTTTATTTATGCTAGCAGGTGCACTCCTTGTGTACGCTGGCACAAACAATCTGAAAAAAATGGGCGGGCTGATTCAATCACAGCCACTTCTCGGCTGGATGTTTTTCATATCCGCATTATCCCTTGCAGGAATCCCGCCGCTTAGCGGGTTTGTAGGAAAGTTGAAAATTGTGGAAGGCGGCTTTTCAGCTGGGTATATGACTTTTTCTATCCTTGTCTTATTATCCAGCCTTCTTGTCCTTTATAGTGTCATGAGGATTTTCATGCTCGCATTTTGGGGCGAGGAACAGGATCTGCCAAGAAGAAAACCGTCAATAAAAGGAATGGTGTATCCAGGCGTACTGCTTGTCGTCTTATCGCTTGCGATTGGATTAGGAACAGAGTTCATTGCTCCTTACATCAATCAAGCTGCGGAAATGCTTTCAACACCAGAAAAATATATTCAAGCTGTGCTGAAGGAGTAGATGAACATGGCCTTTCAAATATTATTAAACGCTCTCCTCGCCTTTACCTGGATGTTTATGAATGATACATACACGGCCTCAGGCTTTGTATCAGGATATATACTTGGGATGGTCGCTATTTTTATGCTGCGGCGTTTCTTCCCGCAACGTTTTTACGGCTTTGCTCTTTATTCCATTTTCAAGCTAGTGGTCATTTTCATTCGAGAACTGCTTCTTGCCAATTTAAGTGTGCTCAAGACGATTTTGTCTCCGAAGCTTCAAATCAAGCCAGGGATATTCGCCTTTCGTACAGACTTAAAACGGGATTGGGAAATTACTGTGCTGGCTAATTTAATTACGTTGACTCCAGGAACACTCGTAATCGATATATCAGATGATCGATCGATTTTATACATTCATGCGATGGATATTGAAGATGCTGAAAAAGCCATTCATGATATTCGTGTATCATTTGAAAAAGCCATTCAGGAGGTGAGCAGTAAATAATGGATACCATTTTACAAATATCACTCGGCATTCTCGCCTTGTCTACTTTACTTTTTGTCATTCG
Coding sequences:
- a CDS encoding Na(+)/H(+) antiporter subunit B, whose product is MRKIDTNDMLLQVTTKITAFIILLFSLHLFLAGHNNPGGGFIGGLMSASAVVLLLLAYDLKTVRRILPFNFIYVAGVGLLIALLTGMGSFLFGAPFLSHTFGYFQLPILGKTELATAVLFDIGVYLVVVGVTMTIIQTIGEKE
- a CDS encoding Na(+)/H(+) antiporter subunit C, which codes for MEFLMSILVGIIFMTATYLLLSKSLLRVIVGTAVLSHGVHLLLLTMGGLKKGAPPILTEGITSYVDPLPQALILTAIVISFGVTSFLLVMAFRAFQELRTDDMDQMRGNDQLE
- a CDS encoding Na+/H+ antiporter subunit D, translated to MNNLVILPILVPVLSATLLIFMNKNIMLSRGFSVFASLTAIACNLFLVQTIFTNGIQTLNLGGWKAPFGIALVADQFAALLVLTASIVGLVTVLFSFRTIGKERERLFYYSGVQFLLAGVSGAFLTGDIFNLFVFFELLLMASYMLIVLGGSKPQLRESLKYIVFNIISSALFIVGVACLYAVTGTLNMADLSVKIAESGQTGLITVISILFMIVFGLKAGIFPLYFWLPGSYHAPPAAISALFGALLTKVGLYAIARVFTLIFIHDTGFTHTFMAWLAALTVIFGVIGSIAYSDVQKIVIYNIVTAVGVILFGIAANTPASLQGAIYYLIHDMVIKGALFMLAGALLVYAGTNNLKKMGGLIQSQPLLGWMFFISALSLAGIPPLSGFVGKLKIVEGGFSAGYMTFSILVLLSSLLVLYSVMRIFMLAFWGEEQDLPRRKPSIKGMVYPGVLLVVLSLAIGLGTEFIAPYINQAAEMLSTPEKYIQAVLKE
- a CDS encoding Na+/H+ antiporter subunit E, translated to MAFQILLNALLAFTWMFMNDTYTASGFVSGYILGMVAIFMLRRFFPQRFYGFALYSIFKLVVIFIRELLLANLSVLKTILSPKLQIKPGIFAFRTDLKRDWEITVLANLITLTPGTLVIDISDDRSILYIHAMDIEDAEKAIHDIRVSFEKAIQEVSSK